The Pseudomonas sp. IB20 region CCCAATCGACGCAGCTGCTCAGCGTAAGCCAGCACCAGTTGTGGCTCCTGGCGCTGGGCGGAAGTCAGTTGCTCCCATGCCCGGTCCAAAGACTGTAAACCGGCCTCGCCCTGCTCTTCACGCTGGGCCGCCAGGCCAAGGTTTTCACCCCAGGCGCGACGCTCCAGCTCAGCTAATTCGCTGGCGGGAAGCACCTTGTCCTTGCGCAACTCCGGCAGCAGACGGATCACCGACGGCCAATCGCCCCGCTGCTGATGCAAGCGCTGCAACTGACGCAACACCTGCGGGTTATGCGGATGACGCTCGTGCATCGCTTGCAGGGTGACCAGCGCACCTTCAGTGTCGCCGCGGTCCATCTGCAATTGCGCATGACTCAAGGCGACCGCCAACTCCGCCTGGGGCTGACGCTCCAAGGCGCGCTCCAGCAAAGCGTCAGCCTCTTCATAGCGGCCCTGCTCATTGGCCGCACGCGCTGCGCCAAGGTAGTAGAGCAACGGTTGACGCTCGGCTTCGGCGGCACGGTGCAGGTGGCGTTCGGCGCTGGCCCAGCGGCCTTCGGCGAGGTCCATCTGGCCCTGTTCAATCGCGATCTGTACCCGACGGCTCCGGTTGCGCCGCGACCACGGGTTGACCACGCCACCGGAGGTGGTGAGCAAGCTCAGCAGCACGCGGATCAAGTAGATCACCAGAACCACTGCAAACACCGCCACCAGCGTGGCCCACAGGCTCGACTCGTAATGCAGCAGATGCGGGTAGGTAATCAGCACGTAACCGGTGTGTTTCGAAATACCCACAGCCAGTGCCAGGGCGATTGCAATCGCCAGCACCAAAATCACATAGAAGCGCTTCATCGGCTCTACTCCTTGGTCGCCGGCGTGCCCGCCGACGCCTTGGCTTCATCGGCAGACAGATGACGGCGTTCAAGATAGGCCTGCACGGCGGCCAGGCTTGCAGCCAGGTCCGGCGTGACCACAGAGACGGCCTTGGGCTCAAGCTCGGCAATCCGCGCCAGCATCGCCTTGCTCTGCGGGTTGTCCTGGTTGAAGTTGTCTTGCAGCACGCTGCGCGCCTCACCCAGGGAGCGGCTGTACACCGCCGTTTCACCGTTGAGCGCGGCCCATTGCGCTTGCTCAAGGGCCAGGCTCAAGGCCAGGCGCACTTGGTTCAGGCCCTGGCCGGCAAGCAACGGACGAATGTTGTCGTCAGGGTTGAAGTCGATGCGGAAGTAGCGAGAGATCTGCTCCCACCATTCACTCCAGCGGCTTTGCGTATCGGTGGTTGGGCGCCCTTGGGAGGCCGGTTCGGTGAGCTGGTATTGCGGGGCAATGGCCGCCAGTTGCACGACCTGATCACGCAGTGCCGCCAGTTGCAGGTACAGGCCGGTGCGGTCCGGCTGCTCGGTGCTGCGCAGCGCGGCGAGGCTCTTGGCCAACTGCTCACGCGCGGCATAGGAACCTGGGTCGCTCTGCTCGCGCAGAATTTCGTCGGCGCCCTGGACTAGCGACTGAGCACTGTTGATGTCTTGAAGTGCGGAAAGACGCAAGCTGGCCAGGCGGATCAGGTGCTCGGCCTCGGCCAGCCGCCAGTCCTGGCGGCTGGCACCCAGCACGGTTTCCAAGCGCTGGCTCAAGCGCTGCTGATCACCCTGCAACTGGGCGACCAGACGGCGACGCTCCTCCAGCTCATCCGCTGCGGGCAACTGTGCCAAACGAGCGGCCAGCTGTTGTTGGCTCTGCTTGAGCGCCTGGGATTGGTCATCGAGGGTCTGCACCTGGCCCAGCTGTTGCTGGCTGCTGGCTTGCAGGGCGCGGACCTGCCAGATGCCCCAACCGCCGGCGGCAACACCTGCGGCGCCAAGCAACAGGGCTACGATTGCCAGACCATTGCCACGGCGTGGCGCGCTGACCGGTGACTCAACCGGCACATCAAGTGCGGGTTGGGCTTCATCTTTAGGCAAGGCTGTTTCGCTCACGTATCCGTCCTTTGCGTATCAGAGAGTGGGGCGGCGGCCTTATATGGCACAGCTGCGCAACGCCACTAACAAAGCCGCGGCACTCGCGCCGCGACAATCCACAACTTTTTCTGCGCCAGCGGCCCGCGCCATTTCATAGACCCGCGGGCTGGGCACGAACAACGGCAGCTGCGCTACCTCAGGCCAATCTTCGCCAGCCAAGGCTTGCAGGTGCAAAAAACCCTGCCCACTGCTGACCACCACGCCGTTCAAGCGTTCCAACTGGATGCGTTGCATCAACGCCCCCGGGTCGTAAGCCGGAAGGAAACGACGATACAACTCCAGATAGTCGACACTAGCACCTTGCTCGCGTAAACGCTCAGCCAGCAGCCCCCGCCCACCCTCGCCACGCAAGATCAGCACTCGGGCATTTGGCTGTGCAATAGCCTCGCGCAAGGCCGGCAATGCAAGCAAGGCCTCGCTGTCGTCGCCGCTTGGCGGGTAGTGAACAGTCAGGCCGTGGTTGGCCAGTACCTGCGCGGTGGCCGCGCCGACGCTGAACCACGGCAACTGCGGCCAGGGCTGATCCAACAGTTGCAAGGCCAGTCGCGCAGCCGGTTTGCTGACCACAATGACCGCGTTATAACGGCCCAGGTCACGAAAAACCGCCTGCTGCTCAGCCGTTACCGGCAAGGCTTCGATGCCCAGCAATGGCAGGCTGCTGCTGAAAATACCGGCGTCGGACAACGTCGCGGCCAGGGCCAACGACTCCTCGGCAGGCCGCGTCAGCAGCACACGCCAGTCGGTCACTGCGGGCCGGCCTCGCCGTAGACTTTCTGCAGAATGGCGCCAGCGCCCTTCTCCAGCAGCTCTTCTGCCACCTGGATACCCAATGCGGTGGCATCGCGTTGCGGCCCGCGCACCTCGGCGGTGAGCAGCGTGCCACCTGCCGGGTCACCTACCAAGCCGCGCAACCAAAGGTTTTCGCCTTCCAGCACGGCGTAGCAGGCGATCGGCACCTGGCAGCCACCGTTGAGGTGTTTGTTCAGGGCGCGCTCGGCCGTCACACGGACTTCGGTGTCTTGATGATCCAGGGGTTTGAGCAGGGCGTGAATTTCGCTGTCGGCAGTGCGGCACTCGATGCCCACTGCGCCCTGGCCACCGGCAGGCAAGCTGTCTTCGACGCTGATGGCCGAGGTGATACGGTCTTCGAAACCCAGGCGAATCAAACCGGCCGCCGCGAGGATAATCGCGTCATATTCACCGGCATCCAGCTTGGCCAGGCGGGTGTTGACGTTGCCGCGCAGAAAACGGATTTGCAGGTCCGGGCGCCGGGTCAGCAACTGCGCCTGGCGACGCAGGCTCGAGGTGCCGACGATGCTGCCCAGGGGCAGTTCTTCCAGCGATGCGTAGGTGTTGGAAACAAAGGCGTCGCGCGGGTCTTCGCGCTCGCAGATGCAATACAGGCCCAGGCCTTCGGGGAAGTCCATCGGCACGTCTTTCATCGAATGCACGGCGATGTCGGCTTCGTTTTCCAGCAGCGCGGTTTCCAGTTCTTTGACGAACAAGCCCTTGCCGCCGATCTTCGACAATGGCGAGTCCAGCAGCTTGTCGCCGCGACTGACCATGGGCACCAGGGATACTTTCAGCCCCGGATGGGCCTGCTCAAGACGGGCTTTGACGTATTCGGCCTGCCACAAGGCCAAGGCGCTTTTACGGGTGGCGATGCGGATTTCGCGAGAGGACATGGATCAATCCGTACTGAATAGATACGGCAGATAATAACAGCTCAGGCAAATACGCTTTGATTTGAATCAGCAAGTGCGGGGCCTCCCTGGCCGCATCACACCGGGATAAAGTATGCAGACCGCGCCAAAGGCCTTGGGCTAAAGCTGCTGCATCATCTTGCGCACA contains the following coding sequences:
- a CDS encoding heme biosynthesis protein HemY; this translates as MKRFYVILVLAIAIALALAVGISKHTGYVLITYPHLLHYESSLWATLVAVFAVVLVIYLIRVLLSLLTTSGGVVNPWSRRNRSRRVQIAIEQGQMDLAEGRWASAERHLHRAAEAERQPLLYYLGAARAANEQGRYEEADALLERALERQPQAELAVALSHAQLQMDRGDTEGALVTLQAMHERHPHNPQVLRQLQRLHQQRGDWPSVIRLLPELRKDKVLPASELAELERRAWGENLGLAAQREEQGEAGLQSLDRAWEQLTSAQRQEPQLVLAYAEQLRRLGADAKAEEVLRGAIKRGYDSHLIRLYGLLRGADPARQLKFAEGWLKDHPGDASLLLTLGRLCLQTSLWGKARDYLENSLQVQRNPEACAELARLLAQLGDTERSNQLFQEGLGLLDSRLLAAPLPVPARV
- a CDS encoding uroporphyrinogen-III C-methyltransferase, which encodes MSETALPKDEAQPALDVPVESPVSAPRRGNGLAIVALLLGAAGVAAGGWGIWQVRALQASSQQQLGQVQTLDDQSQALKQSQQQLAARLAQLPAADELEERRRLVAQLQGDQQRLSQRLETVLGASRQDWRLAEAEHLIRLASLRLSALQDINSAQSLVQGADEILREQSDPGSYAAREQLAKSLAALRSTEQPDRTGLYLQLAALRDQVVQLAAIAPQYQLTEPASQGRPTTDTQSRWSEWWEQISRYFRIDFNPDDNIRPLLAGQGLNQVRLALSLALEQAQWAALNGETAVYSRSLGEARSVLQDNFNQDNPQSKAMLARIAELEPKAVSVVTPDLAASLAAVQAYLERRHLSADEAKASAGTPATKE
- a CDS encoding uroporphyrinogen-III synthase, producing MTDWRVLLTRPAEESLALAATLSDAGIFSSSLPLLGIEALPVTAEQQAVFRDLGRYNAVIVVSKPAARLALQLLDQPWPQLPWFSVGAATAQVLANHGLTVHYPPSGDDSEALLALPALREAIAQPNARVLILRGEGGRGLLAERLREQGASVDYLELYRRFLPAYDPGALMQRIQLERLNGVVVSSGQGFLHLQALAGEDWPEVAQLPLFVPSPRVYEMARAAGAEKVVDCRGASAAALLVALRSCAI
- the hemC gene encoding hydroxymethylbilane synthase, yielding MSSREIRIATRKSALALWQAEYVKARLEQAHPGLKVSLVPMVSRGDKLLDSPLSKIGGKGLFVKELETALLENEADIAVHSMKDVPMDFPEGLGLYCICEREDPRDAFVSNTYASLEELPLGSIVGTSSLRRQAQLLTRRPDLQIRFLRGNVNTRLAKLDAGEYDAIILAAAGLIRLGFEDRITSAISVEDSLPAGGQGAVGIECRTADSEIHALLKPLDHQDTEVRVTAERALNKHLNGGCQVPIACYAVLEGENLWLRGLVGDPAGGTLLTAEVRGPQRDATALGIQVAEELLEKGAGAILQKVYGEAGPQ